The following proteins are encoded in a genomic region of Drosophila willistoni isolate 14030-0811.24 chromosome 3R, UCI_dwil_1.1, whole genome shotgun sequence:
- the LOC6649816 gene encoding uncharacterized protein LOC6649816, with translation MSDPLDDFRTPQADENEPENVLSLLGDEEQYQEEYSSKKRRLEYFRNGISADCEIHVESTCADTDIQSGNVCYRKFLCHRIFLATASEKLEQDIYQNKQWNGVLQINGVSPESVEIFLEFIYTFEVTSPNVQLQLIGDIFILSCAYNIPELMVKFSDLLKDKEWPLEGIFPAFDLAFRHNIAELEYACLVKILENADQLIQEPSIMNIQIYALNYVIQLWLVTELVAPNDLVQLLQQYQEVNDIKFSNIQKFPHFTKIIKYFPNVLLDAEGVITKY, from the exons ATGTCAGACCCGCTGGATGACTTTAGGACACCCCAAGCTGATGAAAATGAGCCCGAAAATGTGTTGTCCCTATTAGGAGATGAAGAACAGTACCAGGAGGAGTATTCAAGCAAAAAGCGTCGCCTGGAATACTTTCGCAATGGAATATCCGCCGATTGTGAGATTCATGTCGAAAGCACTTGCGCGGATACGGACATTCAAAGCGGGAATGTGTGTTACCGGAAATTTTTGTGTCATCGCATCTTTTTGGCAACTGCCTCTGAGAAACTGGAGCAGGATATATATCAGAACAAACAATGGAATGGGGTACTTCAGATCAATGGTGTCTCCCCTGAGAGCGTAGAGATCTTTCTTGAGTTTATTTACACATTTGAGGTGACCTCGCCCAATGTCCAGCTGCAATTAATAGGCGACATATTCATTTTGTCGTGTGCATATAATATCCCCGAATTGATGGTCAAGTTCTCTGATCTGCTAAAGGATAAGGAATGGCCACTGGAAGGCATCTTTCCAGCTTTTGATCTAGCTTTTCGTCATAATATTGCCGAGCTGGAGTATGCTTGCCTGGTG aaaatcCTTGAAAATGCTGACCAATTAATCCAAGAGCCATCCATCATGAACATACAAATCTACGCCCTGAACTATGTGATCCAACTTTGGTTGGTTACCGAATTAGTAGCGCCCAACGATCTTGTTCAACTGTTGCAGCAGTATCAGGAAGTCAATGATATTAAGTTTAGTAATATTCAAAAGTTTCCGCATTTCACAAAGATCATCAAGTACTTTCCCAATGTCCTCCTCGATGCTGAAGGagtaataacaaaatattga
- the LOC6649817 gene encoding zinc finger MYM-type protein 4 isoform X2 yields the protein MATSENAAAATNESVDADADRSGDAAEADGDADADDAAADDSTTTAGAGEAGASSSKTIISWIVGRTEKCRQCGTEKNCGFRCKQRPETTETEDGSGSGGGDGTEDTSVISIYEYLCDQACCDALIAEHPGKYFVRRKKFLVEELPQDASKSLDVGDDDQDNQQAASAEGEGEGEDAAPAAAREETDSSRGPVNKTCLQCKEEKKCKYFLRQEQESFYICDDDCFNLLNAEEPDKFKLKRHSIRVRNIGATTIRSPSKRAESSGSVVARTNAEAEAARLDRMESFRRRCSDCNAEITMNDKQLVWETMDFCNEVCLGSYQRTIGANCETCKQEVSSTALGKYCVRFGFDVRQFCCAACLNTFKKGLKTCSCCQKDISSGQEGFLAPVGDKDQFKDFCSQACLRRYDSMCNPKKKLRTDMCGVCNNEKPVRVEMLLEDKEHFFCSNPCFSAFKFVSNVNADPCAMCSKYFERKSADAYTIYYDQQQAPKMFCSRICINVYIIVNRHIVSCQWCKVKKYNFDMIYQQQGDQETLTCSINCLTMHGVSCNISARTVTKCDNCSNFSTPQYHLTMSDASMRNFCTYQCVMQFQNQFARAPLTLDSDLPSTSSGSSKSQSSSGSTRGNKNAAPFPTGLPKRVKLKLQTGGKNNSVGGSNKKSAGGGTVVPVISTVQSLASGETEARLGNLTVRRKRGRGKLDSPPPLVMSVTPSTTTALGRGRPRKHVDYNVARSPSPPSLPGAGMPTGRRSTVTGNDFGTNTVTETKIITVPPYPKAVRNVNISCKPMTVNQGEQCQPTMRDCVTQTDKDYSNKVLIPVPVPIFVPQPMYMYSAPFPVPVPIPLPIPVPIFIPTTRNTSQGILKEIKKIQDKMPEDPLEAELLMMAEMVAEEKHDSDSDSDNEIKPDPGLVTLQYQNSLDAVNQQQQHQQVVDVSATGHNPYGDDMLQIALKMATGDYDNHHQTTTVDLESTMTANTISNQSPMGHDSMSQMSVHHLDQQHHMLDAAQRSPRGRKRSAILESPVRNNRSPVKRQRPGDLDHSALQQQSQQAQQPQEKPDAQMFLKYTFGVNAWKQWVMTKNADIEKSSMRRRPFKTELLQMTADELNYSLCLFVKEVRKPNGTEYAPDTIYYLVLGIQQYLYVNGRIDNIFYDPYYERFTECLDEVARKFSVLYNDSQYIVTRVEEEHLWECKQLGAHSPHVLLSTLMFFNTKHFNLTTVEEHMQLSFSHIMKHWKRSSQNSKVPGTRNVLLRFYPPQAGLDANPRKKKVYEQQENEDNPLRCPVRLYEFYLSKCPESVKTRNDVFYLQPERSCVPDSPVWYSTQALGQDALQRMLHRVKMVKEINIALLTT from the exons ATGGCAACGTCAGAAAATGCTGCTGCAG CAACTAACGAGAGTGTGGATGCGGATGCCGATAGATCTGGTGATGCTGCCGAAGCTGATGgagatgctgatgctgatgatgcgGCAGCAGATGAttcaacaacaactgcagGAGCGGGCGAGGCAGGAGCTAGTTCTAGTAAAACAATAATAAGCTGGATTGTGGGCAGAACGGAAAAGTGTCGACAATGTGGCACTGAGAAAAATTGTGGTTTCCGTTGCAAACAGAGACCGGAGACAACAGAAACCGAAGATGGTAGTGGTAGTGGTGGTGGAGATGGAACAGAGGACACGTCAGTAATTAGCATTTACGAATATTTATGTGATCAAGCCTGCTGCGATGCTTTAATCGCTGAACATCCTGGCAAATATTTTGTGAGACGTAAGAAGTTTTTGGTTGAAGAGTTACCCCAAGACGCATCCAAATCCTTAGATGTGGGAGACGATGACCAAGACAATCAGCAGGCAGCAAGTGCTGAAGGTGAAGGCGAAGGCGAAGACGCTGCACCTGCTGCTGCTAGAGAGGAGACAGACAGCAGTCGTGGACCCGTAAACAAGACCTGTCTGCAATGTAAAGAGGAGaagaaatgcaaatatttcCTGCGACAGGAGCAAGAATCGTTCTATATCTGCGATGATGATTGTTTCAATCTCTTGAATGCCGAAGAGCCggacaaatttaaattaaaacggCATTCCATACGGGTACGAAATATTGGAGCCACAACAATACGTTCGCCCAGCAAGAGGGCCGAGAGCAGCGGCAGTGTGGTGGCCCGTACCAATGCCGAGGCGGAGGCAGCTCGTTTGGATCGCATGGAAAGTTTTCGGCGGCGATGCTCCGACTGTAATGCGGAGATAACAATGAACGACAAGCAACTTGTGTGGGAGACCATGGATTTCTGCAATGAGGTCTGCCTGGGCAGTTATCAGCGCACAATTGGAGCCAACTGTGAGACCTGCAAACAGGAGGTGAGCTCAACAGCTCTCGGCAAGTATTGTGTACGCTTCGGCTTCGATGTGAGGCAATTCTGTTGTGCCGCCTGTCTCAACACCTTCAAGAAGGGCCTGAAGACATGCTCGTGCTGCCAGAAGGACATTAGCAGTGGCCAAGAGGGTTTTCTGGCTCCAGTCGGGGACAAGGATCAATTCAAAGACTTTTGCTCACAGGCCTGTCTGCGGCGATACGATAGCATGTGCAATCCCAAGAAGAAATTGCGCACCGACATGTGTGGCGTGTGCAATAACGAGAAGCCAGTGCGTGTGGAAATGCTTCTGGAGGACAAGGAGCATTTTTTCTGCTCGAATCCCTGCTTCTCGGCCTTTAAGTTTGTGAGCAATGTGAATGCCGATCCCTGTGCCATGTGCTCCAAGTATTTTGAACGCAAGAGCGCCGATGCCTACACCATTTACTATGATCAGCAGCAGGCACCGAAAATGTTCTGCTCGCGGATCTGCATTAACGTCTACATCATTGTGAATCGACACATTGTCTCCTGTCAGTGGTGCAAGGTGAAGAAGTATAATTTTGATATGATCTATCAGCAGCAGGGCGATCAGGAGACACTCACCTGTTCGATCAATTGTCTGACCATGCATGGTGTCAGTTGTAATATATCCGCCCGGACCGTAACCAAATGCGACAATTGTAGCAACTTCAGCACCCCGCAATACCATCTAACCATGTCGGATGCATCGATGCGCAATTTCTGTACATATCAGTGTGTGATGCAGTTCCAAAATCAATTCGCCCGTGCCCCACTCACCCTGGACAGTGATTTGCCAAGCACCAGCAGTGGCAGCAGTAAGTCTCAATCTTCATCCGGTTCGACGCGAGGTAACAAAAATGCGGCACCATTTCCCACTGGTCTACCCAAACGGGTCAAACTGAAGCTGCAAACG GGTGGCAAAAACAATTCTGTTGGTGGCAGCAACAAGAAATCAGCTGGAGGAGGCACAGTGGTACCAGTTATATCGACTGTCCAATCCTTAGCTAGCGGTGAGACGGAAGCTCGCCTTGGCAATTTGACAGTGCGACGTAAACGTGGACGAGGTAAATTGGATTCACCGCCACCGCTGGTCATGTCGGTGACTCCGTCGACAACGACTGCCCTGGGTCGTGGAAGGCCGCGCAAGCATGTCGACTACAATGTGGCACGTTCACCATCGCCCCCGAGTCTGCCAGGGGCAGGTATGCCGACTGGCCGTAGGAGTACCGTAACGGGCAATGATTTTGGGACGAATACCGTTACGGAAACGAAAATCATCACTGTGCCGCCTTATCCGAAGGCTGTGCGCAATGTCAATATCAGTTGTAAACCCATGACAGTCAATCAGGGCGAACAGTGTCAACCTACAATGAGGGATTGTGTTACACAAACGGATAAGGATTACTCCAATAAAGTGCTGATCCCAGTGCCAGTGCCGATTTTTGTGCCGCAGCCCATGTATATGTATTCGGCACCGTTCCCTGTACCCGTACCCATTCCGTTGCCCATACCAGTGCCGATCTTTATACCCACCACACGTAACACATCGCAGGGCATACTGAAGGAGATTAAGAAGATTCAGGATAAGATGCCAGAGGATCCGCTGGAGGCGGAACTGTTAATGATGGCCGAAATGGTGGCCGAAGAGAAACATGACTCGGACTCGGATTCGGACAATGAGATCAAACCGGATCCAGGCCTAGTGACGCTGCAATATCAAAATAGCCTCGATGCGGTtaaccagcagcagcagcaccaacaagTGGTGGATGTCAGTGCGACGGGCCATAATCCCTATGGTGACGATATGCTTCAAATTGCTCTCAAAATGGCAACCGGCGACTACGATAATCATCATCAGACGACAACAGTGGACCTGGAATCCACAATGACGGCAAATACGATTAGTAATCAATCGCCCATGGGTCATGATTCCATGTCCCAAATGAGTGTACATCATTTAGATCAACAGCATCACATGTTGGATGCCGCACAGCG TTCTCCACGTGGTCGTAAGCGTAGCGCCATCCTTGAGTCACCCGTCCGTAACAATCGTTCGCCGGTAAAGAGACAACGACCCGGCGATCTGGATCACTCGGCCCTTCAGCAACAATCACAACAGGCCCAACAGCCGCAGGAGAAGCCCGATGCCCAGATGTTCCTCAAGTATACGTTCGGCGTGAACGCCTGGAAGCAATGGGTCATGACAAAGAATGCTGATATCGAGAAGAGCTCAATGCGTCGGCGTCCGTTCAAAACGGAACTACTTCAAATGACGGCGGACGAACTGAATTATTCGCTCTGTCTGTTTGTCAAGGAAGTCCGCAAGCCAAATGGCACAGAATACGCACCCGATACCATATACTATTTAGTGTTGG GTATCCAGCAATATCTTTATGTTAATGGGCGCATTGATAATATCTTCTATGATCCTTACTATGAACGATTTACGGAATGTCTCGATGAAGTGGCTCGCAAGTTCTCCGTGCTGTACAATGATTCAC AATATATTGTTACCCGTGTGGAGGAGGAGCATCTGTGGGAGTGTAAACAACTTGGAGCCCATTCGCCGCATGTTCTGCTTAGTACGCTGATGTTTTTCAACACGAAACACTTTAATCTAACC ACCGTTGAAGAGCATATGCAATTGAGTTTCTCCCACATAATGAAGCATTGGAAGCGGTCATCACAAAACTCAAAGGTACCAGGCACACGCAACGTCCTGTTACGATTCTATCC
- the LOC6649817 gene encoding zinc finger MYM-type protein 4 isoform X1, which yields MEEISSLDSFGADSSNARPETETPKFDDAETENSGEQQAAIVAEGDTPASPPAEDAGGNIEPVPKVAGEAVEEDFEQISEGSLDMEESQSQGKVDKPEPEKTDPDPAQIADVTDTAETEEQEPSESTEVEASTEQQDVTASAPQEEVPEEEAAAPQDEEEEEEEENFTKTSNLEETAETDTLEQGQEQEPVEGEDAVDAPPASNEAMEVDDEAVAETADSAAAAATSDDVDMHSLGGDSHHEADVDADAPALDAEGQDEVDTSLEDREDEDAAADDTIEGEVDAEPEHGDETVENVLEPEESDVCLIPDDPETEVTEAEKELARENAEKAAVEEEAAEQAEAASKVASPANQADAASTADSSADKDADAADATATDPDQADKAATPDATNESVDADADRSGDAAEADGDADADDAAADDSTTTAGAGEAGASSSKTIISWIVGRTEKCRQCGTEKNCGFRCKQRPETTETEDGSGSGGGDGTEDTSVISIYEYLCDQACCDALIAEHPGKYFVRRKKFLVEELPQDASKSLDVGDDDQDNQQAASAEGEGEGEDAAPAAAREETDSSRGPVNKTCLQCKEEKKCKYFLRQEQESFYICDDDCFNLLNAEEPDKFKLKRHSIRVRNIGATTIRSPSKRAESSGSVVARTNAEAEAARLDRMESFRRRCSDCNAEITMNDKQLVWETMDFCNEVCLGSYQRTIGANCETCKQEVSSTALGKYCVRFGFDVRQFCCAACLNTFKKGLKTCSCCQKDISSGQEGFLAPVGDKDQFKDFCSQACLRRYDSMCNPKKKLRTDMCGVCNNEKPVRVEMLLEDKEHFFCSNPCFSAFKFVSNVNADPCAMCSKYFERKSADAYTIYYDQQQAPKMFCSRICINVYIIVNRHIVSCQWCKVKKYNFDMIYQQQGDQETLTCSINCLTMHGVSCNISARTVTKCDNCSNFSTPQYHLTMSDASMRNFCTYQCVMQFQNQFARAPLTLDSDLPSTSSGSSKSQSSSGSTRGNKNAAPFPTGLPKRVKLKLQTGGKNNSVGGSNKKSAGGGTVVPVISTVQSLASGETEARLGNLTVRRKRGRGKLDSPPPLVMSVTPSTTTALGRGRPRKHVDYNVARSPSPPSLPGAGMPTGRRSTVTGNDFGTNTVTETKIITVPPYPKAVRNVNISCKPMTVNQGEQCQPTMRDCVTQTDKDYSNKVLIPVPVPIFVPQPMYMYSAPFPVPVPIPLPIPVPIFIPTTRNTSQGILKEIKKIQDKMPEDPLEAELLMMAEMVAEEKHDSDSDSDNEIKPDPGLVTLQYQNSLDAVNQQQQHQQVVDVSATGHNPYGDDMLQIALKMATGDYDNHHQTTTVDLESTMTANTISNQSPMGHDSMSQMSVHHLDQQHHMLDAAQRSPRGRKRSAILESPVRNNRSPVKRQRPGDLDHSALQQQSQQAQQPQEKPDAQMFLKYTFGVNAWKQWVMTKNADIEKSSMRRRPFKTELLQMTADELNYSLCLFVKEVRKPNGTEYAPDTIYYLVLGIQQYLYVNGRIDNIFYDPYYERFTECLDEVARKFSVLYNDSQYIVTRVEEEHLWECKQLGAHSPHVLLSTLMFFNTKHFNLTTVEEHMQLSFSHIMKHWKRSSQNSKVPGTRNVLLRFYPPQAGLDANPRKKKVYEQQENEDNPLRCPVRLYEFYLSKCPESVKTRNDVFYLQPERSCVPDSPVWYSTQALGQDALQRMLHRVKMVKEINIALLTT from the exons ATGGAGGAAATTTCCAGCTTAGATTCTTTTGGCGCCGACTCCAGCAATGCTAGACCCGAAACAGAGACGCCAAAATTTGATGATGCCGAAACGGAAAATTCTGGCGAACAACAGGCGGCAATTGTGGCCGAGGGAGATACCCCGGCTTCTCCACCAGCCGAAGATGCGGGCGGTAATATTGAGCCCGTGCCAAAGGTGGCCGGCGAAGCAGTTGAAGAAGATTTCGAACAAATCTCTGAAGGTTCCTTGGATATGGAAGAGAGTCAGTCACAGGGGAAAGTCGACAAACCTGAACCAGAGAAgacagacccagatcccgccCAAATTGCCGATGTGACAGACACGGCGGAGACGGAGGAACAGGAACCAAGTGAAAGCACAGAAGTCGAGGCTAGTACAGAGCAGCAAGATGTCACGGCATCTGCTCCCCAAGAAGAAGTACCTGAGGAGGAAGCTGCGGCTCCCCAGGatgaagaggaggaggaggaggaagagaACTTTACAAAAACAAGTAACCTAGAAGAGACCGCTGAAACGGATACTCTCGAGCAGGGGCAGGAGCAAGAGCCCGTGGAAGGCGAGGATGCAGTTGATGCCCCGCCTGCCTCCAATGAAGCAATGGAAGTGGATGACGAAGCTGTTGCCGAAACAGCTGACAGTGCAGCGGCGGCAGCCACATCTGACGATGTAGATATGCATTCCTTGGGAGGAGATTCTCATCATGAGGctgatgttgatgctgatgcCCCAGCGCTCGATGCCGAGGGCCAGGATGAAGTTGATACCAGCCTAGAGGATAGAGAAGATGAGGATGCTGCGGCAGATGACACTATAGAAGGCGAGGTTGATGCAGAACCAGAGCATGGTGATG aAACCGTTGAGAATGTCCTGGAACCAGAAGAGTCAGATGTTTGTCTTATACCCGATGATCCGGAAACAGAAGTAACCGAAGCTGAAAAGGAATTGGCCCGTGAAAATGCTGAAAAAGCTGCCGTTGAAGAGGAAGCAGCGGAACAAGCAGAAGCCGCCTCCAAAGTAGCATCACCTGCAAATCAAGCAGATGCCGCCAGCACTGCCGACTCATCTGCTGATAAAGATGCGGACGCCGCAGATGCAACAGCCACAGATCCTGATCAAGCCGACAAAGCTGCCACACCAGATG CAACTAACGAGAGTGTGGATGCGGATGCCGATAGATCTGGTGATGCTGCCGAAGCTGATGgagatgctgatgctgatgatgcgGCAGCAGATGAttcaacaacaactgcagGAGCGGGCGAGGCAGGAGCTAGTTCTAGTAAAACAATAATAAGCTGGATTGTGGGCAGAACGGAAAAGTGTCGACAATGTGGCACTGAGAAAAATTGTGGTTTCCGTTGCAAACAGAGACCGGAGACAACAGAAACCGAAGATGGTAGTGGTAGTGGTGGTGGAGATGGAACAGAGGACACGTCAGTAATTAGCATTTACGAATATTTATGTGATCAAGCCTGCTGCGATGCTTTAATCGCTGAACATCCTGGCAAATATTTTGTGAGACGTAAGAAGTTTTTGGTTGAAGAGTTACCCCAAGACGCATCCAAATCCTTAGATGTGGGAGACGATGACCAAGACAATCAGCAGGCAGCAAGTGCTGAAGGTGAAGGCGAAGGCGAAGACGCTGCACCTGCTGCTGCTAGAGAGGAGACAGACAGCAGTCGTGGACCCGTAAACAAGACCTGTCTGCAATGTAAAGAGGAGaagaaatgcaaatatttcCTGCGACAGGAGCAAGAATCGTTCTATATCTGCGATGATGATTGTTTCAATCTCTTGAATGCCGAAGAGCCggacaaatttaaattaaaacggCATTCCATACGGGTACGAAATATTGGAGCCACAACAATACGTTCGCCCAGCAAGAGGGCCGAGAGCAGCGGCAGTGTGGTGGCCCGTACCAATGCCGAGGCGGAGGCAGCTCGTTTGGATCGCATGGAAAGTTTTCGGCGGCGATGCTCCGACTGTAATGCGGAGATAACAATGAACGACAAGCAACTTGTGTGGGAGACCATGGATTTCTGCAATGAGGTCTGCCTGGGCAGTTATCAGCGCACAATTGGAGCCAACTGTGAGACCTGCAAACAGGAGGTGAGCTCAACAGCTCTCGGCAAGTATTGTGTACGCTTCGGCTTCGATGTGAGGCAATTCTGTTGTGCCGCCTGTCTCAACACCTTCAAGAAGGGCCTGAAGACATGCTCGTGCTGCCAGAAGGACATTAGCAGTGGCCAAGAGGGTTTTCTGGCTCCAGTCGGGGACAAGGATCAATTCAAAGACTTTTGCTCACAGGCCTGTCTGCGGCGATACGATAGCATGTGCAATCCCAAGAAGAAATTGCGCACCGACATGTGTGGCGTGTGCAATAACGAGAAGCCAGTGCGTGTGGAAATGCTTCTGGAGGACAAGGAGCATTTTTTCTGCTCGAATCCCTGCTTCTCGGCCTTTAAGTTTGTGAGCAATGTGAATGCCGATCCCTGTGCCATGTGCTCCAAGTATTTTGAACGCAAGAGCGCCGATGCCTACACCATTTACTATGATCAGCAGCAGGCACCGAAAATGTTCTGCTCGCGGATCTGCATTAACGTCTACATCATTGTGAATCGACACATTGTCTCCTGTCAGTGGTGCAAGGTGAAGAAGTATAATTTTGATATGATCTATCAGCAGCAGGGCGATCAGGAGACACTCACCTGTTCGATCAATTGTCTGACCATGCATGGTGTCAGTTGTAATATATCCGCCCGGACCGTAACCAAATGCGACAATTGTAGCAACTTCAGCACCCCGCAATACCATCTAACCATGTCGGATGCATCGATGCGCAATTTCTGTACATATCAGTGTGTGATGCAGTTCCAAAATCAATTCGCCCGTGCCCCACTCACCCTGGACAGTGATTTGCCAAGCACCAGCAGTGGCAGCAGTAAGTCTCAATCTTCATCCGGTTCGACGCGAGGTAACAAAAATGCGGCACCATTTCCCACTGGTCTACCCAAACGGGTCAAACTGAAGCTGCAAACG GGTGGCAAAAACAATTCTGTTGGTGGCAGCAACAAGAAATCAGCTGGAGGAGGCACAGTGGTACCAGTTATATCGACTGTCCAATCCTTAGCTAGCGGTGAGACGGAAGCTCGCCTTGGCAATTTGACAGTGCGACGTAAACGTGGACGAGGTAAATTGGATTCACCGCCACCGCTGGTCATGTCGGTGACTCCGTCGACAACGACTGCCCTGGGTCGTGGAAGGCCGCGCAAGCATGTCGACTACAATGTGGCACGTTCACCATCGCCCCCGAGTCTGCCAGGGGCAGGTATGCCGACTGGCCGTAGGAGTACCGTAACGGGCAATGATTTTGGGACGAATACCGTTACGGAAACGAAAATCATCACTGTGCCGCCTTATCCGAAGGCTGTGCGCAATGTCAATATCAGTTGTAAACCCATGACAGTCAATCAGGGCGAACAGTGTCAACCTACAATGAGGGATTGTGTTACACAAACGGATAAGGATTACTCCAATAAAGTGCTGATCCCAGTGCCAGTGCCGATTTTTGTGCCGCAGCCCATGTATATGTATTCGGCACCGTTCCCTGTACCCGTACCCATTCCGTTGCCCATACCAGTGCCGATCTTTATACCCACCACACGTAACACATCGCAGGGCATACTGAAGGAGATTAAGAAGATTCAGGATAAGATGCCAGAGGATCCGCTGGAGGCGGAACTGTTAATGATGGCCGAAATGGTGGCCGAAGAGAAACATGACTCGGACTCGGATTCGGACAATGAGATCAAACCGGATCCAGGCCTAGTGACGCTGCAATATCAAAATAGCCTCGATGCGGTtaaccagcagcagcagcaccaacaagTGGTGGATGTCAGTGCGACGGGCCATAATCCCTATGGTGACGATATGCTTCAAATTGCTCTCAAAATGGCAACCGGCGACTACGATAATCATCATCAGACGACAACAGTGGACCTGGAATCCACAATGACGGCAAATACGATTAGTAATCAATCGCCCATGGGTCATGATTCCATGTCCCAAATGAGTGTACATCATTTAGATCAACAGCATCACATGTTGGATGCCGCACAGCG TTCTCCACGTGGTCGTAAGCGTAGCGCCATCCTTGAGTCACCCGTCCGTAACAATCGTTCGCCGGTAAAGAGACAACGACCCGGCGATCTGGATCACTCGGCCCTTCAGCAACAATCACAACAGGCCCAACAGCCGCAGGAGAAGCCCGATGCCCAGATGTTCCTCAAGTATACGTTCGGCGTGAACGCCTGGAAGCAATGGGTCATGACAAAGAATGCTGATATCGAGAAGAGCTCAATGCGTCGGCGTCCGTTCAAAACGGAACTACTTCAAATGACGGCGGACGAACTGAATTATTCGCTCTGTCTGTTTGTCAAGGAAGTCCGCAAGCCAAATGGCACAGAATACGCACCCGATACCATATACTATTTAGTGTTGG GTATCCAGCAATATCTTTATGTTAATGGGCGCATTGATAATATCTTCTATGATCCTTACTATGAACGATTTACGGAATGTCTCGATGAAGTGGCTCGCAAGTTCTCCGTGCTGTACAATGATTCAC AATATATTGTTACCCGTGTGGAGGAGGAGCATCTGTGGGAGTGTAAACAACTTGGAGCCCATTCGCCGCATGTTCTGCTTAGTACGCTGATGTTTTTCAACACGAAACACTTTAATCTAACC ACCGTTGAAGAGCATATGCAATTGAGTTTCTCCCACATAATGAAGCATTGGAAGCGGTCATCACAAAACTCAAAGGTACCAGGCACACGCAACGTCCTGTTACGATTCTATCC